In one Lycium barbarum isolate Lr01 chromosome 7, ASM1917538v2, whole genome shotgun sequence genomic region, the following are encoded:
- the LOC132602043 gene encoding defensin NsD7-like, translating to MARSFCFMAFLVLAMMLFVAYEVQAKNICKAKSNTFTGLCITDSPCKKACIKEKFTDGHCSKLQRRCLCTKPCVFENISNEAETTYIE from the exons ATGGCTCGCTCCTTTTGCTTCATGGCATTTCTGGTCTTGGCAATGATGCTCTTTGTTGCCTATG AGGTGCAAGCTAAGAACATTTGCAAAGCAAAAAGCAACACTTTCACAGGATTATGCATTACCGACTCCCCATGCAAAAAAGCTTGCATCAAGGAGAAGTTTACTGATGGACATTGTAGCAAACTCCAAAGAAGGTGCCTATGCACTAAGCCATGCGTATTTGAGAATATTTCAAATGAAGCTGAAACAACTTATATCGAGTAA